In Candidatus Rokuibacteriota bacterium, the genomic stretch CGGCGCACAATTCAGTGGGCGAGGTGTGCGGGACGGCGGCCATGACGCTTGACACGGGAGCGAAGCCGTCACCGCCCCTGGCCTCCGAATTTGCGGTTGCGCCCGTGCCGGCCGAGAGGCCGCGGGTGACCCGGGCCCATCTCGAGAGCCTGAAGGTCCTCGGCACCCCGGAGCTCGACTTGACCGCCAAGGCCGCGGCCGACTACATGGCCCGCTTCAGTGAGACGCTGACGGTCTATACCGGAGCCGGGGCGCCGGCTCACCCGGGCATCCACCTGGATCTCTCCAACCGCGCGCTGGACAAGAACGTGCGGATGAGCCCGTGGATCCACGTGGAGAGCCACGGGCGGCACTGGAGCGCGGCACGCGTCGGTGACCGGCTCGAGATGCGCGGGCGCGTGGAGAGGCTGTTCGAGAAGAAGGGCCACGAGTTCGTCGAGGCCGACCTCCTGCTGGTCGCGGACGGCTCGCGGCCCGTCGCATCGATCCGCCACACCGCGATCTACCTGCTCCGCAAGACCGCCTGACCGCCAACCCGCGGCGGCGAATCCCGCCGGACCCTGCCGGCGTCCCACCGCGCGTGGTCCAACCCACCGCGGCGGATCCGGGTCAACTCCATCGTGCCCGGCGAGGTAAGCTGAAGTGATGGGGACGCGCATCGCGCTCTGCATCATGGCCAAGGCGCCCGAGGCGGGGCGGGTGAAGACGCGGCTCTGCCCGCCGCTGTCCCCGGACGACGCCGCGGGGCTCTACCGCTGCTTCCTGCTGGACAAGATCGCCCAGGCGTGGGAGGTGGCGGGGGTAGAGCCGTTTCTCGCCCATGCACCGGCGCAGGCGGCGGCCGTTTTCGAGGCGCTGGCTC encodes the following:
- a CDS encoding hotdog fold domain-containing protein; the encoded protein is MTFENLTAGAVLPEFHVSAPAPTEPHENKIHEDDLARQYGFKGGLVPGVTVYAWMTHPVVEALGVAWLERGTFETRFAKPIYYEEPAMIRAKVAATTADSVTIEVAAHNSVGEVCGTAAMTLDTGAKPSPPLASEFAVAPVPAERPRVTRAHLESLKVLGTPELDLTAKAAADYMARFSETLTVYTGAGAPAHPGIHLDLSNRALDKNVRMSPWIHVESHGRHWSAARVGDRLEMRGRVERLFEKKGHEFVEADLLLVADGSRPVASIRHTAIYLLRKTA